ACAGCCCAAGGAGATAGAAGCTCGTTTGTTCCAGGCCCGATGGTGGCGCCGGGGGGATGCCGTTGGCCAGGTTCTCGGTGATGGCGGCCCATCTAAAGGCCCAGAAGCCGCTCAGGGGTGTGGTGAAGAGTTGGATACTGAAGCTGAGGGCGACCCCCAGCCCGGTGAGAAAGAGGAGAAAGATGAACATGGGGCCGAGATGGGCGCGGGCCAGCCTGCCGCCCATCCGGATCGCCTGGCCCAGGCTGGCGTTTTCTTGGGCTGCCGCCTGATACATCAACGGCGCCAACAAGCCGCGGGCGATGACAAACAGCAGCCCCACCAGGCTCAGGCAGCCGATGCTACCGAAGATCAGGCCAAAAACGCCGACGAAATCGGCGGCAATGCCGGATGGATCCTGGCTATTGACCCCGCGCACCAACCCGGCCAGGACGACGAAGACGAAGGCGACAGCGCCAATTGCAAGGACGACACCCGGAAGCCACCACAGCAGATCGATGACGAAGAACGAGAGCGCCTTTCTGGCCCCGGCTGCCAGACCGCGCTCGGATTGGCAGTGTTCGCCGGCCAGGGCGCGGCTCGCCTCGGTGACAGTGGCCGCGCGCATGACCAGGTTGACGACATAGCCGATCAGCCCGATGCAGGCCAGAGCGCCCCAGACCCCGGCCAGCCCCCTCAGCCCGCCGGTGAGGATGCGCATCACCGACAGATAGTCGGGTTGCTGGTTCATCGTCAGGGCCATGAGTTGGGTCAAGAAGGACTGCTGCCAGACCAGGATGCCGCCGAAATAGAGGCCGGCGCCGAGCGCGGGCAACAATGTCCCCAACAGACCAAACAACCACAGGGGTTTCTGGCGCCAGAGGGTGCGAAAGCCAAGTCTGATGATTTCGTTGTAAGGCATGGTTTCATCTACCTCCCGACAAAGTGAGGGGCGCGTTTGCCCAGGAAAGCGGCCACCCCCTCGTGGTGGTCGGCGGTGCCGATGGCGATGTCCTGCACCTGAGCCTCGTAGTCCAGGGCCTCGGCCAGGGTGAGGCCGGCCGCCCGATGCAGGGTGCGCTTGGTCAGGCCGATGCCGCGGGTGGGGGCCTGGGCCAGACGCCGGGCCAAAGCGAGGACGGTCGGCTCCAGGTCCTCGGCCGGCGTCACCTGGTTGGCCAGGCCCAGGCGTAGGGCGTCAGGCGCCTCGATCACCCCGCCGCTCGCCAGCATCTCGAAGGCTTTGGCTGGCCCCAGCAAGCGCGGCAGAAGCCAACTGACGCCGCTATCAGGGGCGAGACCGATGCCAATGAAGGCGGCGGCAAAGCGGGCCTTGTCCGCAGCGATGCGCAGGTCGGTTGCCAGGGCGATGCCCAACCCCGCGCCGGCGGCCACGCCGTTGATCTGGCCGATGACCGGTTTCTCGAGGTTGTACAGGCCGAGGATGATCTGGTTGAAACCGCGGCGCAGATGATCCCCCACCGTCTCTGGCCCTGCCAGCGCCTGGAATTCCTCCAAATCCTGCCCGGCGCAGAAGCCCCGCCCCGCTCCGGTGACGATCAGGCAGCGGATGGCGTCGTCGCGAGCGCAGAGTTTGATCGCTTCGATGATCTCTGCCGTCATTGCTCTGGTCAGGGCGTTCAGGCGGTCGGGGCGGTTGAGGGTCAGGGTAGCGACGCCGTCCGCGACGGCGAAACGAACGAACTCGAACATGATTTCACCTCTTTCTCTGCCTGGGGACGATCAAACGGCATCGTCGGCCTCATCTTCGCTCTCATCGGCGTCTACGAGCATGGCTCCGGGGGGAAGATCGTCCGCTTGCAGCGGCACGAGGTAGTGGAA
The nucleotide sequence above comes from Caldilineales bacterium. Encoded proteins:
- a CDS encoding enoyl-CoA hydratase/isomerase family protein — translated: MFEFVRFAVADGVATLTLNRPDRLNALTRAMTAEIIEAIKLCARDDAIRCLIVTGAGRGFCAGQDLEEFQALAGPETVGDHLRRGFNQIILGLYNLEKPVIGQINGVAAGAGLGIALATDLRIAADKARFAAAFIGIGLAPDSGVSWLLPRLLGPAKAFEMLASGGVIEAPDALRLGLANQVTPAEDLEPTVLALARRLAQAPTRGIGLTKRTLHRAAGLTLAEALDYEAQVQDIAIGTADHHEGVAAFLGKRAPHFVGR